The sequence GGGTCTCCAGCCAGCGACTCGCCCACGAGTTGCGATCCCATGGAGTGAGCCACCAGGAGCATGCGATGGCCGCCGATCGCCGGCAGCAGGTCACGCAGGGTGCGTGAGAACGCCGGGCGACTCTCGACGGCCGCCGCCGAATCGTCGCGATAGGACCTGGAGAAGATCTGGCCCGCGCTTGGCCAGGTGACGCCGGACCCTCTCGCGGGCCAGCAGAACACGACCCACGGCACAGGAGAACGCGAACGGACCTGGGCTTGTGCGGCATGCTCCCACGCTTCATGCAGTGAGGTCCCAAACCCATGCACGTAGAGGATCAGGAGCGAATCCCCGGTAGGCGCGCTCCCCGTGCGCGCGCGCAGTTGCTCCACGAACACCTCCCGGGTGAGGCGCACGGAGTCTGCCACCGTGATCTCGACCGCGCCGCCCAGCACATCGTCCGATTGGACGACACTGACCACGAACCCATACTCGAGCGAGTCCGCCAGGCGACGTGTATCGCGACCCTCCTCCCGTGCACGCACCGAGACATACCAGAGCGTGTCGACAGGGGACCGCGCGATCGCGGGAACGGCAGGCCGCCGTGAGCAGCACGGCGGGACCAGCGGCACGAGCATGGCAAGAACCGCGGCGACGAACCTGCCAACACGTGGCAGCGCCCCGCGCGCGTGCCTCCGGTCCGGTGCTCGGGTCAGAATGAGAGCTTGAACCAGTGGGCCAGTCGCGTCTTGATCGACGAGTGGCGCGGCAGGAACGCATACACCTGCGAGGGTTCGTCGAGCCACCAGCTCTGTCCAATAAGGGCGCTCCGCGGCCTGGAGTTCGTCGTGCCAGCGCTGCAGCACCTCACCACCCACATCGCGCATCGCCTCCGGATAGTCCTGGAAGGTCGCATTGACCGCCGACCGACGTTGCACCTGCGCCAGCCGGAGCTGGGCGAACTCCGCGCTCAGCTCCGCCCAGTCGGCGCGGGCAAACAGGGTCCAGGCCTCGCGCGACGCGAAGAAGTTGGCCTTCATGTGCAACTGCGACGTGGCCACCGACTCGAAATCGCGCGTGCTGTCGGGCGATGCCACGAGGCGGACGGTGCTCGCGGTGCGCGCGAGTCCGCCGTAGACGTCCGGCGGAAAGGCAAAGAGGTCCTGCAGCCACGGTTGCTGCTCGAAGGTTTCCTTGACCGCACGCGTCTTGCCTGCGATGTCGGTTACCCGAAGATTGCTGGCAAAGATCCCGATCTTGAGGAGCCCGCCGCTCCCTGGATCTCATCGGCCAGGGTGCGGCCCGCCGCGAGCAGGCGCCACAGCAATTCCCGCCCGCGGATGATCGAACCGAACGCCCGTGCCGGGGCATTGTCAAGCGCAGGCGCGATCACCATCACGCGCACGCCGCGCAACGACCCCCCGAGAAGGGCCGCGCCCCAGAACGAACTATTCCACAGCGCATCGGGAATCGTGATGACGGACCCGGGAGGCATCAAGGTGTACAGCATGGCCTTGGCGATGTTGACGCCCTTCGCGTCCAACCCGGTGCCGTTCTGCAGCTGCATGGCCCGCCGTGGCCCACCATTCCGTTCCACGGCCCGCTGCACCGTGGCGTCGTAGTCGGCCGCACGGGGGGCGCGGCTGCAGCACCGCCGTCATGCGCGCGTTGGAGATCCCTTGCTTGAGCAGGACGTCGCGTGCCGCGGCCTTGAGCCCCAGCACCGCGGGTCCGCGTACGAGGATTGAACGGTCCTCCCACGACAGGTTCGCGTAGTGCTCCCCGATGCCGGCCCCGGTGAAGATGGCCTCGCCGCGGTAGGGATCCTCTTCCGACAGGTCGTAGAACACGATCTTGCGGTGATCGCGCATCCAGGCATCGGGAACCGGGAACCACGCGGCGACCTTCCAGCTCCAGAAGCTCGGATCAGCCGAGTTGGTGATGTTGACATGCACCTTCACCATGGCGCGCAGCCAGTCTTCCCCGTACTGCTTCCGTTGGACGGTGAGCAGCGTCGACGCGCGAATCGCGGCACGCAGCGAGTCCTGCGCCGCACGCAGCGAGTCCTCCCAGGCCTTGAAGCGTGGGGGAAGGCGAACCTCGTGGCGCGTCGGATCCTCCAGCAGGCTCATCCACAGGCGCGCCTTGTTGACGTTGTAGAACCACTCGTCGAAGAGGATGAGATAGACCGGGAAGGTCCCCGTGCTGTCGTACGCGCGGACACGCGCCGTGAGCGCCGCCAGGTAGGACCCCAACACGTGGCGGAAGCTCATTTCGTCGGGGTCGCCCTGAGCATCGATCCCGCGAAAATCGTGCGTCAGCAGGACGTGATAGTCCTTCGCCTCGCGAATCGTGCGACTCAAGTGATACTGGAACTGGTCATTGATGAGGTAGAGGGCGACGTTCCCCTCGGTGAACGGCTCGCGGGTCGCCTCGGCCACCAGGGCGTCGATCTCCGCCTGCGTGTCGTGCTGCTCGGGGCGGAGGGCCATCTGGAGGGGAATCCAGACGAGCCGGGGAGTCTCTCCACTCGCGACGTGCCACCGCGCGCGCGGATTCCACCATCTCGAGGTACGCGGAAAAGACCGCCAGTGACGTCTCCGCCTGCGAACGCGACACCTTCGCATCCACCAGCAGCCACTGGAGGAAGCGTCCGCGGGCGAGGACCGCATACTCGCGGGTGGTGTCGTGCAGCTTGATCTGGCCAAACAGCCGATTGTAGGGCAGGATGATCTCGCGCAGCAGGATCTCGCGCGCCTGTTGCGCCGTCGCGTGGCCGCGAGCAGTTGCACCGTCGGTCGCGGAATCACTCGGGGCAAGGGCGAGGGAGAACGCACGGTCGATCGCGGCGTGAAGTCGGCGCGTCTCGTCCTCGAGGGTCCGACGGCCGCCCCGGTCAGCGGTGACGATGAACCGCTTGAGCGAATCGAGTCGGGCCAGCACCGCAGCATCGCTGGCGGCGCCTCCCGCGCCGAGGTGGTCGAGCCATGGCACCGTGAGTTGGCCGATGGCGAGCGTGGCATCGCGGGCAGTGGCGAGCAGCGTGCGCAGCTCCGCCGGCACGGCAGGAATCGGCGCCTCCGGCGGAGGCGGCGCCTTGAGCCTGATGTGATCTTCCTGTGGACGATTGGATCCCACGGGGATGCGCCGGAACACCGGCTTCTCGACGCCGATCATCAGCGTCGGCCGCCGCCCCGGGAGGATGTCGGCGCGGAGCACGCTGGCATTGCCCGAGATGCCACCGCGGCGGACGGGGTGCACGTACGTGAGCACCGGGCGTACCACCCCGGCATGCACGTTGTAGTCAGCGCCAAACGCGATCCCGGAGAT comes from Gemmatimonadota bacterium and encodes:
- a CDS encoding alpha/beta hydrolase encodes the protein MASPDSTRDFESVATSQLHMKANFFASREAWTLFARADWAELSAEFAQLRLAQVQRRSAVNATFQDYPEAMRDVGGEVLQRWHDELQAAERPYWTELVARRTLAGVCVPAAPLVDQDATGPLVQALILTRAPDRRHARGALPRVGRFVAAVLAMLVPLVPPCCSRRPAVPAIARSPVDTLWYVSVRAREEGRDTRRLADSLEYGFVVSVVQSDDVLGGAVEITVADSVRLTREVFVEQLRARTGSAPTGDSLLILYVHGFGTSLHEAWEHAAQAQVRSRSPVPWVVFCWPARGSGVTWPSAGQIFSRSYRDDSAAAVESRPAFSRTLRDLLPAIGGHRMLLVAHSMGSQLVGESLAGDPDLQAALVRDPLRAIAFFAPDVEVWRFRDLVLPAARRMAGRVIVYASSDDRMLALSRASNGSERAGLIRGPVTAPAGVEMVDVTEGQAAESQLQRIFGSHHALRRASAALFDLVHVVPRRRDPTCRVTLGMATLVDQGVWRLTSRRPPPLSPAGACLR